The following is a genomic window from Sulfitobacter pontiacus.
AAGGGGCGGCCCAGCTTCAACCCGCTGATCATCCATGTCGCCGATGTGGATCAGGCGCGACGCTACGGGCGCTGGTCCGACACCGCCGAGATTTTGGCAAGCGCCTTCTGGCCCGGTCCGATGACACTCGTGCTGCCTCTGGCCGACGGGCACGGGCTATCGTCGCTGGTGACGGCGGGGCTGGACAGCGTCGGCATCCGCGTGCCCGCGCACCCCACGGCCCGCGCCATTCTGCGTGCGCTTGGCGGTCCGGTGGCGGCCCCCTCGGCCAACCCCTCGGGCAAGATCAGCGCCACAACGGCGCAACATGTTCTGACGGGGCTTGGGGGGCGGATCGCCGCTGTGGTTGATGACGGCCCCTCCACGGTGGGCCTGGAAAGCACCATCATCGGCCTGAACCAGCCCCGCCCCACGTTGCTGCGCGCAGGCGGGCTGCCGTCGGAGGCGATAGAGGCAGCTCTTGGCGCACCGCTGGATGTGGCCGACGGGGCAGAGATTATCGCCCCGGGTCAGCTCGCCTCTCACTACGCGCCCCGTGCCAGCGTGCGTCTGAACGCCCAAACGGCGACGGATGGAGAGGTTTATCTTGGCTTTGGCGCAGCAAGCGGGAGCGGGCCGGATGACCTGACCCTATCGGCCAGTGGCGATCTGGTGGAAGCGGCGGCGCATCTGTTTGACCGACTGCACGCGCTTGACCGGCTGCGAAAGCCGATTGCGGTGGCCTCGATCCCTGAAACCGGTCTGGGCCGTGCCATCAATGACCGTTTGCGCCGTGCGGCGGCACCGCGTTAGGGCTTTTGCCCCGCAAATCGTGGCAGTTCAGGCGCGCCCTGCTGTCGCGCTGAGCCCCAAAGGGTCCACCCCGATAGAGCTCAGCGCCGCTTCCCATTTGCGCGCATCGGGCAGGTCGAACAGGATGGCGCTATCGCCTTGGCAGGTCAGCCAGCCGTTCTGGGCGATCTCAGCCTCTAGCTGGCCGGCCGCCCAACCGGCATAACCCAGCATCAACATCGCCCGACGCGGCCCCTTGCCGCGGGCGATGTCTTCGAGGATGTCCAGCGTCGCTGTCATCGCCACCCCGTCCGCGATATCCGTCGTCTGCATCACGGACCGGTATTCGGCGCTGTGCAGGACAAATCCGCGCTCTGTCTCGACGGGGCCGCCCACATGCACCCCCAGTCCGGAAACATCGTCCATGTCCACATCGCTGAGCCGGTCAAGCACATCGCCAAGCTTCAGATCAGCGGCGGGTTTATTGACGATCAACCCCATCGCGCCTTCGTCGTCATGCGAGCAGATAAAGATCACCGAATGATCGAACCGAGGATCCCCCATGCCGGGCATCGCCACTAAAAGCTGGCCGGTCAGATCCATTTTTATGCTGTCGTCCTTATGCGTCATTCCAATAGCATGACCTGCGCCCCTGCGGCTTTCAACCCCCGCGACTGCAACACATCATAATGCAAACGTGACTTGGCAAACGGGGGGCAGATGGCCCATGAAAGCGCCATGATCAGAAAAATTCTTGGCCTGATGGCCGCTGCCCTTATCGCCCCGCTGCCCGCTTCTGCAATGGAAGTGATCCACGGGGAAATACTGCAAGGCTGGGTGCTGCCCGATGGCAACCGCATGGCCGCGATCCGCATGACGGTGGAGCCGGGCTGGAAAACCTACTGGCGCGCGCCCGGTGACATGGGTATCCCGCCCAGCTTCGACTGGTCCGGCTCGCGCAACCTGTCGGCGGTGGCAGTGGAGTGGCCTGCGCCCACGGTGTTCCGCGAACCCAATCTGACCACCATCGGGTATAAGGATCAGGTCGTGCTGCCGCTGCGGATCAGCGTGCCCGACAAAGGGGCCCCCGTCACGGTCCAGACCACCATTGATCTGGGCGTGTGCAGTGACATCTGCGTGCCCGCCTCGCTTGAACTGAGCGGCGTGATCGACACCACCACAACCCGCGCCGATCCAGCGATTGCCGCCTCATTGGCGCAGCGGCCGTTTTCGGCGAAAGAGGCCCGTGTGAAAGACGTGACCTGCACCATCGGTATGGCAGGCGCGGACCTGACACTGGACGCCGCGATCACCCTTCCCCCCGCGGGCGGGCAAGAGCTGGTGGTGATCGAAACCGGCAACCCAGATCTTTGGGTCAGCGAGGCAGATACCACCCGCAAGGGCAACGTCCTACATGCGCGGGTGGACGTGGGCCACGTCAGCGGCGGCCCCGTGGCACTGAACCGGTCGCACATCCGCATGACGGTATTGGGCAGCAAGCAGGCCGTCGATATTGTGGGATGCAACGCGGGCTGATCACAGGGCCCGTTTGCGGCGCGACAGCAGCAACGCCACCGCGCCGACGATATAGCCCACCAGCGCGATCAAAGCCGCCCCGGCCAGGAACAGCAGCAGCGCCGCGCTGCGCGGGGCCATCGCCCCCAGCTTAGGCAGCAGCTCGACCAGTGCGGGATGCAAGCCGCCTGTCACCGCAACCCACCCCAGCGTGGCCCCGCCCCACAGCACCACCAGCACCCAAAGCGCCAGAATGCCGAGGCGCAGACCCCCTGCCCGTGCCCGCATGGCCCGACGCATCGCCCGGATCTGGCGACCGATATCATGCTGCGCCGCGACCAGCGCAGGCACGACCAGCAACACCAGAAACATGCCAAAACCCAAACCATAGACCAGCGTGATCACCGTGGGCTTCAGGAACTGCGCCTGCTGGCTTTGCTCATAAAGCAGCGGGGCCATGCCAAGGACCGTGGTCAGCGTGGTCAGCATCACCGGCCGTAACCGGTCCGCCGCGCCATCAATGATCGACGGGATCACTCCACGGGTGGCACCGTATTCGTCAATCGTACCCACCAGAACAATGGAATCGTTGATGATGATCCCTGTCATCCCCAACAGGCCCACGACCGTGAACATGCTCAGCGGCACCTCCCACAGAGCGTGCCCGTAGATTGTGCCGACCAGACCAAAGGGGATCACCGCCATCACCACCATGGGCCGCGTCCAACTGCCAAAAACCCAGGCGAGAACAAGGTAGATGCCCGTCAGCACAAGGATCAGGCCGGTCAGCGCATCCGACAGAAACGTATCTTCCTGCTCGCTCAATCCGCCGATGCGGAAATCCACCTGCCGTTCAGAGGCGATGCGCGGCAGGATATCCTCGCGCAGGGCCGTCGTGATCTCGCTCGCGCGGGCGGGGTCATCCTCTGATATGTCGCCCGTGACTGAGATGAGCCGGATGCCATTCTCGCGCCGCACCGTGCTGAAGCCGGTGCGTCGGTCCACGCTGACGATATCGGCCAGCGGCACATATTGCCCGTCCGGCGTGCGCATCTGCGTCCGTTCAAGGAAATCCGCCGTCAGCTCACCCTCGGGCAGTTCAACCCGGATTGTCGCCGATCGTGGACCGTCGGGATAGGTCGCCGCCTCGATCCCGCCCAGACGGTGGCGCAGCACCCGCCCCAAGGTATCAATCGTGAACCCAAGCGCCTGTCCTTGCGGCGTCAGATCAAGGATCAGCTCTTCCTTGTCGTAGGCCAGGTTATCCTGCACCGCGCTGACTTCGGGATATTGCCGCAGGGCATCCTGCAGATCCTGCGATGCGGCTTTCAACACCTGCGTGTCAGCGCCGTAGAACTGCACATCCAGCGCGTCCCCCCCGGGACCCGACCGCCAGCCGCGAAAGCTGACGGTTTCGGCAAGGGGATGATTTACCACCGCGTCTTGCAGTTCAGCGACAAAGGCGAAGCTGGAATAGGGGCGCAGATCGGCGTCGATCAGCTCGATCGAGATGCCGCCCAGCAGATCGGCGTCCTTGCTGTCGGCCCCGTCCAGACCACGCCCCGCATTGCCCCCGACCTGCGCGATCACATAGTCGATGGGGTTGGTGCCGTATTCCTCGGCGTATTGCGCGCCCAGCGCTTCTGTCGCGCGTTGCATTTCGCGCATCATCGCCAGCGTATCGGCGCGGGTGGCCCCTTCGGCCATGGCAAAATTACCCGTCACCGACCCGCGTTCAGGCGCATTGAAGAACCGCCATTGCACGTCACCCCGGATGAACAGCGCCACCTGCGAGGCAAGCACAGCGACCACACCGGCAAGCACCACATAGCGCGCGCGGATCACCCCCGCCATGAAGGGGCGGAACAGCCGTTCGCGCACCCAAAGAAACCCGCGATTGACCACTCGGCTGGGCAGGTCATACCACCGTTGCTTGGCCCCTGCTGCCATCGCATGGGCCATATGGTTCGGTAGGATCAGAAAACATTCAACCAGT
Proteins encoded in this region:
- a CDS encoding L-threonylcarbamoyladenylate synthase; translated protein: MTEILPADPSGISRAATLLQQGALVALPTETVYGLGADARNGTAVAGIYEAKGRPSFNPLIIHVADVDQARRYGRWSDTAEILASAFWPGPMTLVLPLADGHGLSSLVTAGLDSVGIRVPAHPTARAILRALGGPVAAPSANPSGKISATTAQHVLTGLGGRIAAVVDDGPSTVGLESTIIGLNQPRPTLLRAGGLPSEAIEAALGAPLDVADGAEIIAPGQLASHYAPRASVRLNAQTATDGEVYLGFGAASGSGPDDLTLSASGDLVEAAAHLFDRLHALDRLRKPIAVASIPETGLGRAINDRLRRAAAPR
- a CDS encoding YqgE/AlgH family protein; its protein translation is MTHKDDSIKMDLTGQLLVAMPGMGDPRFDHSVIFICSHDDEGAMGLIVNKPAADLKLGDVLDRLSDVDMDDVSGLGVHVGGPVETERGFVLHSAEYRSVMQTTDIADGVAMTATLDILEDIARGKGPRRAMLMLGYAGWAAGQLEAEIAQNGWLTCQGDSAILFDLPDARKWEAALSSIGVDPLGLSATAGRA
- a CDS encoding protein-disulfide reductase DsbD domain-containing protein — protein: MIRKILGLMAAALIAPLPASAMEVIHGEILQGWVLPDGNRMAAIRMTVEPGWKTYWRAPGDMGIPPSFDWSGSRNLSAVAVEWPAPTVFREPNLTTIGYKDQVVLPLRISVPDKGAPVTVQTTIDLGVCSDICVPASLELSGVIDTTTTRADPAIAASLAQRPFSAKEARVKDVTCTIGMAGADLTLDAAITLPPAGGQELVVIETGNPDLWVSEADTTRKGNVLHARVDVGHVSGGPVALNRSHIRMTVLGSKQAVDIVGCNAG
- a CDS encoding efflux RND transporter permease subunit, whose product is MARSMSGRAGGILSYFTRHRTAANLLLVVLLVCGAAAAPNMRAQFFPDVIIDSVSVTTVWEGAGADDVDSAIVQVLEPVLLAVEGVESSTAASREGSGTVSLEFEPNWDIARAATDVQTAVDSVTTLPEDAEDPVVRRGIWRDRVTDVVITGAISAEQLGRFADEFVTRLFAAGVTRSTIQGVAAPQTLIEVPSTRLIRHDITMAEIAAVIAAEVDANPAGDVTGANARVRTGTAKRSADALSRVVLRSNADGSSLLVGDVARVIEQGSDREVGYFVGDDPAISVRIDRSDGGDAIGIQHSVESVAADMAVMLPRGVTIELIRTRAEAITGRLDLLIDNGLMGLALVVGLLFLFLNARTAFWVAAGIPASMAAAIALMYAGGITINMISLFGLIITLGIVVDDAIVVGEHADYRHKELGEPPMQAAENAARRMAMPVFAATMTTIIAFFGLLAVGGRFGSLIGDIPLTVIAVLAASLVECFLILPNHMAHAMAAGAKQRWYDLPSRVVNRGFLWVRERLFRPFMAGVIRARYVVLAGVVAVLASQVALFIRGDVQWRFFNAPERGSVTGNFAMAEGATRADTLAMMREMQRATEALGAQYAEEYGTNPIDYVIAQVGGNAGRGLDGADSKDADLLGGISIELIDADLRPYSSFAFVAELQDAVVNHPLAETVSFRGWRSGPGGDALDVQFYGADTQVLKAASQDLQDALRQYPEVSAVQDNLAYDKEELILDLTPQGQALGFTIDTLGRVLRHRLGGIEAATYPDGPRSATIRVELPEGELTADFLERTQMRTPDGQYVPLADIVSVDRRTGFSTVRRENGIRLISVTGDISEDDPARASEITTALREDILPRIASERQVDFRIGGLSEQEDTFLSDALTGLILVLTGIYLVLAWVFGSWTRPMVVMAVIPFGLVGTIYGHALWEVPLSMFTVVGLLGMTGIIINDSIVLVGTIDEYGATRGVIPSIIDGAADRLRPVMLTTLTTVLGMAPLLYEQSQQAQFLKPTVITLVYGLGFGMFLVLLVVPALVAAQHDIGRQIRAMRRAMRARAGGLRLGILALWVLVVLWGGATLGWVAVTGGLHPALVELLPKLGAMAPRSAALLLFLAGAALIALVGYIVGAVALLLSRRKRAL